In Humulus lupulus chromosome 7, drHumLupu1.1, whole genome shotgun sequence, the following are encoded in one genomic region:
- the LOC133792671 gene encoding uncharacterized protein LOC133792671 — protein MCPGFVLVDPRPINDLILGEAHPGSTPTVEFEIFIYRDQITGNWWLELGMNHTQIGYWPSSIFSGGLKDLATYVEWGGETYSPPGQVGPPMGSGLLLRGDSRYDAYCRVLTTINEAHIQEDAKNTEKVSIDIDFYQVQDHGFIRSFRHVMTYGGPGPR, from the exons ATGTGTCCAGGGTTCGTTTTAGTTGATCCTCGTCCTATAAACGATTTAATTCTCGGAGAGGCTCATCCTGGTAGCACACCAACAGTGGAATTCGAAATCTTTATTTATCgg GATCAAATTACTGGAAATTGGTGGCTTGAGCTTGGAATGAACCATACTCAAATAGGGTACTGGCCATCAAGCATATTCAGCGGTGGGTTGAAAGACTTGGCCACATATGTGGAATGGGGAGGAGAGACTTACAGTCCGCCTGGTCAAGTTGGCCCTCCAATGGGGTCTGGTTTACTTCTGAGAGGTGATAGTCGTTATGATGCATATTGCAGAGTATTAACAACTATAAACGAGGCACACATCCAAGAAGATGCTAAAAACACAGAAAAGGTTTCCATTGATATTGACTTCTATCAAGTTCAGGATCATGGATTTATACGTAGCTTTCGCCATGTCATGACATATGGGGGGCCAGGCCCTAGATGA
- the LOC133792672 gene encoding uncharacterized protein LOC133792672: MPPKGNGVSGPVAQSVPPTDMGDQIERMCRLLEASQQRSDEAIKTLTKAQARLEAKIGELRRSADTTRNTQAHENLDFNRSDVLVDRVNSPPHNMNPGNGQSQAIPPSSGTDGRQAPTSGTHGRAEAEPTGPVQPTTDVRPQHTIPQVAHDSPSKGRVPSICFLDSWKEDMMREMMQKFSDGRSAYTTEHLDLVSRTTEKLPFSEWILNEPKPRDFIIPSLPAFNGKGDPLNHLFQFQQKMALEANNEAIQCNVFSTNFSGPTLLWFRQLKAGSLSSFSDLRRSFLQQYSANREAPRTMADLYRIEQGENEHPKAYLQRFIDLVHQIHDVDPLTAANLFVKSLQVGSLLNENLTMTPPYDMTDVQTRAEGVFRVLEFREGAQKKTALISAPPANNSPPPARDDKRKRNQTDHTKEGKRPRQDRQPSRYPSFEYTIPQEVIYEENKDRPIWREPYKITTPSDRRDKSRYCLFHKDHGHTIAECHNLNNQIQALMRSGRLTQYIKETGRPGASRQNTASAPAPQASDPVHTAFDSILEPLKQVPMIHGIVEPTDNQEHTTKIHKRMEERVKRYKSLGHVVNLVTSEERGYPASAITFTDEDLKGVHLPHDDPLVISLQVDHCQLGRVLIDGGSGVDILFWEAFQKMGLEENQIRPSTVPILGFNSHRVYPKGVVRLTVVAGERALPVDFLIIDSTTSYNAIMGRGWIHRMQGGSIHSTSGDAVSITQRPIHHRHQRLPEAG; the protein is encoded by the coding sequence ATGCCACCCAAAGGCAACGGAGTTTCGGGCCCAGTTGCACAAAGCGTCCCTCCGACGGACATGGGCGACCAGATCGAAAGAATGTGTCGTCTATTGGAGGCAAGCCAGCAGCGGTCCGACGAGGCAATCAAGACATTAACCAAAGCCCAAGCTAGGCTCGAAGCAAAGATTGGTGAGCTGCGCAGGTCCGCTGACACAACTCGCAACACCCAAGCCCACGAGAATCTTGATTTTAACAGATCTGACGTTCTAGTCGATCGTGTTAATTCCCCACCTCACAACATGAACCCGGGTAACGGGCAATCCCAAGCCATCCCCCCATCCTCTGGGACCGACGGGCGACAAGCCCCAACCTCTGGCACGCATGGGCGGGCCGAAGCAGAACCCACTGGACCCGTTCAGCCAACAACCGACGTCCGTCCTCAACACACCATACCTCAAGTCGCACACGATTCTCCCTCTAAAGGTCGCGTTCCCTCGATCTGTTTCTTGGACAGTTGGAAAGAAGACATGATGAGGGaaatgatgcagaagttctcAGATGGGCGATCCGCCTACACCACTGAACATTTGGATCTTGTATCAAGAACCACTGAAAAATTGCCTTTCTCGGAATGGATTCTGAATGAGCCAAAGCCTCGGGACTTCATCATCCCTTCCCTGCCTGCATTCAATGGAAAGGGAGACCCGCTAAACCACCTATTTCAATTTCAACAAAAGATGGCGTTAGAAGCTAATAACGAAGCCATACAATGCAATGTCTTTTCAACGAATTTCTCTGGGCCGACTCTGTTATGGTTCCGACAATTAAAGGCCGGATCACTCAGCAGTTTTAGTGATCTCCGACGGTCCTTCTTACAGCAGTACAGCGCGAACCGAGAGGCTCCCAGAACAATGGCCGATCTCTATCGAATTGAACAAGGGGAGAATGAACATCCAAAGGCATACTTACAACGTTTCATTGACCTCGTGCATCAAATCCACGACGTCGACCCACTCACCGCAGCAAATCTCTTCGTCAAAAGCTTGCAGGTGGGGTCACTCTTGAATGAGAATCTCACTATGACACCACCATACGACATGACAGACGTGCAGACCCGAGCCGAGGGCGTCTTCAGGGTATTAGAATTTCGAGAGGGCGCACAGAAGAAGACTGCACTCATCTCTGCTCCCCCAGCAAATAATTCTCCACCACCTGCCAGGGATGACAAGAGGAAGCGGAACCAAACAGATCATACGAAGGAAGGAAAAAGGCCAAGACAGGATCGACAGCCATCGCGGTACCCATCCTTTGAATACACCATCCCGCAAGAAgtcatttatgaagaaaataaagacaGGCCTATCTGGCGAGAGCCCTACAAAATTACCACTCCATCTGACAGAAGGGATAAAAGCAGATACTGTCTCTTCCACAAAGATCACGGTCATACGATTGCTGAATGCCACAATCTGAACAATCAGATCCAAgccctcatgaggagtgggcGGCTTACCCAATACATCAAGGAGACAGGCAGACCAGGCGCCTCGCGGCAGAACACAGCTTCTGCCCCTGCTCCGCAGGCGTCAGACCCCGTGCACACGGCCTTTGACAGCATCCTGGAGCCTCTCAAGCAAGTCCCTATGATCCACGGGATCGTAGAGCCCACTGATAATCAAGAACACACAACTAAAATCCATAAAAGGATGGAAGAACGAGTGAAGCGGTACAAATCATTAGGCCATGTGGTCAATCTCGTCACTTCAGAAGAAAGAGGCTACCCAGCCTCTGCTATCACCTTCACTGACGAAGATCTGAAGGGCGTCCACCTGCCTCATGACGATCCACTCGTCATTTCCTTACAAGTTGACCACTGCCAGCTGGGCAGAGTTTTGATCGATGGGGGCAGTGGGGTCGACatcctcttctgggaagccttccaGAAAATGGGATTGGAGGAGAATCAGATCCGACCCTCCACCGTGCCCATTTTGGGATTCAATAGCCACAGAGTCTATCCAAAGGGCGTCGTTCGGTTAACTGTGGTAGCTGGAGAACGCGCCCTGCCAGTGGACTTCCTCATTATAGACTCCACCACGagctacaacgccatcatgggGAGAGGTTGGATCCACCGGATGCAGGGGGGTAGTATCCACTCTACATCAGGTGATGCGGTGTCAATCACTCAACGGCCGATACACCATCGACATCAAAGGCTGCCAGAAGCAGGCTAA